CATTACCGGGCCAGTGGTAGTTCATCAGCAGCCGCATCGCCTCGTTGCTGATCCCTTGGATTGGCTTTCCCGCGCGCTCACCGTGCTTTCTGATGAAATGTTCGACGAGCTGAGGGATGTCGGTGCTCCGCTCTCGAAGCGGCGGAATTATAATAGAGACGACGTTCAGCCGATAGAACAGGTCCTCCCGGAGGAGCCCGCCTTTGACCGCCTCGGCAGGATCCCGATTGGTCGCGGCGATGACGCGAACGTCGACGCCGATCTCGTTTTTCCCCCCGAGTCGTCTGAACGTTCCACCCTGCAAGACCCGCAGAAATTTTGCCTGAGTCGACACCTGCATCTCGACGACTTCATCGAGGAAGATCGTCCCGCCGTCCGCCAACTCAAAGCAGCCGGCCCTTCGCTCCACTGCCCCTGTAAACGCGCCCCGCTCGTGGCCGAAGATCTCACTTTCCAGCAGACTCTCAGGGATGGCGGCACAGTTGACGGCGATAAAGGCGCGATCCTTGCGCTGGCTCTGTCGATGGATGGTCCTGGCGATCAGTTCCTTGCCGGTCCCACTCTCCCCGATGAGCAGCACGGTGGAGTTGCTGTTCGAAACCTTCCGGATCTTTTCGAAGACCTCCTGCATCCGGAAGTGGTTGCCCACGATCCCTTCGACGCGAAACCGCTCCTCAATCTGCTGTCGTAAGGACCGATTCTCCCGGCTCAACTGGATGCGATCGAAGGCCCTGCGCACCGTCAGCAGCAACTCCTCCCGTTCGAGCGGTTTGGTCAAATAGTCGAACGCGCCCCGCTTCAATGCCTGCTCAGCCGAATCGAGTGAGCCGTATGCAGTCATCAGGATGATCAGGGTAAGTGGGCTATCCCGGGGCAACCGCTCCACCAGGGAGAGGCCATCGATCCCCGGCATTCGGAGATCGGTCAGCACCAGGTCGAACGGCTTCTCCTGACAACGCCTGATGGCTTCCCCTCCTCCTGGCGCCGTTTCGACCGAATAGCCCTCAGCCGACAGGATAGTCCGAAGGATCTCCCGCTGGGGTCCCTCGTCATCGACCACCAGGATCCGTCCCCCCCGCATCAGGCCGGCTCCTCTACCGGTAGCTGGATGCTCACGGTAGTACCCTGGCCGCGAACGCTGGCCAACGTGATTACCCCGCCATGCTCCTCTACGATCTTCTTCGTCAGGGCCAATCCCAGCCCGATCCCGACCTCCTTCGTCGTAAAGTATGGCTCGAAGACCTTGGCCAGATCTTCGGGGGCGATCCCGTACCCGGTATCCTGGAAGCGGACCTCGATCCACCGTTCGCTTCCGGAGGGTGGTGATGAGAGTGATGGGTCGGTCCCGTTCGCCAGCCTGGCGGTGATCGCAAGCTTCCCTCCCTGAGGCATGGCCTGGAAGGCGTTTACCAGAACATTCACGAAGCAGGTCTTGATCTGCTCACCGTCTGCCAATATCCGCGGCAGGTCACCCGAGGAGTTGCGTTCGATCTCAATCCCCTGTTCTTCGGCTTTGCCGCTGGCCATACTCACGACATCATGGAGCAGCGGGGCCAGATCGCATGGACGCGGCTCAAGCTTGAGCGGCTTGCCATAGTTCAGGAAATTGGTAATCATGGTGTCCAGCCGATGGATCTCGGTTTTCATCCACGAGACCAGGTGGGTGAACTCTTCCCGTGAGCGAGGGTCGGTTGGTGAGAACCGACTCCGCAGATGATCGATGCTCAGGTTGATGAAGTTCAATGGGTTACGGATCTCGTGCGCGATGCCCGAGGCCAACTGACCAATGCTGGAGAGGCGCTCAGCCTGGTGAAGGCGGCTCTCCAGCTCCTTGTTCGCCCGCAGCTTGGCCACCATGTCGTTGAAGCTCGTGGTCAGCTCACCGATCTCATCGTGCC
Above is a window of Candidatus Methylomirabilis sp. DNA encoding:
- a CDS encoding sigma-54 dependent transcriptional regulator, which encodes MRGGRILVVDDEGPQREILRTILSAEGYSVETAPGGGEAIRRCQEKPFDLVLTDLRMPGIDGLSLVERLPRDSPLTLIILMTAYGSLDSAEQALKRGAFDYLTKPLEREELLLTVRRAFDRIQLSRENRSLRQQIEERFRVEGIVGNHFRMQEVFEKIRKVSNSNSTVLLIGESGTGKELIARTIHRQSQRKDRAFIAVNCAAIPESLLESEIFGHERGAFTGAVERRAGCFELADGGTIFLDEVVEMQVSTQAKFLRVLQGGTFRRLGGKNEIGVDVRVIAATNRDPAEAVKGGLLREDLFYRLNVVSIIIPPLRERSTDIPQLVEHFIRKHGERAGKPIQGISNEAMRLLMNYHWPGNVRQLEGVVERTILLCEGPEITHYDLPIEVRFFDLPVQLAPSSAPGRKFAIEIPEQGISFEALERDLILQAMEKSDWVITKAARLLGLSYRTLQYRLEKFQIKRDTKTASATSESGLTEQA
- a CDS encoding ATP-binding protein encodes the protein MKGLFDNLGLRAKLLLMMFSLLLLTLASLFVLYWQAERTLIDQVEKHTTDLSSAIQISVERLTSQERTDEARLQDYVSRLQRKGVNEISIISNEKEIIASSNPKRVGATIDPSHRDLFITARLGETLATEKGQKNYNLIVPIVVGNQRMGYALISMVLDDFAEISRLNFIKRLIVTVLVFGLGMAASLILSWKYTRPIDQVVQAARRVAQGDLRESLPVERHDEIGELTTSFNDMVAKLRANKELESRLHQAERLSSIGQLASGIAHEIRNPLNFINLSIDHLRSRFSPTDPRSREEFTHLVSWMKTEIHRLDTMITNFLNYGKPLKLEPRPCDLAPLLHDVVSMASGKAEEQGIEIERNSSGDLPRILADGEQIKTCFVNVLVNAFQAMPQGGKLAITARLANGTDPSLSSPPSGSERWIEVRFQDTGYGIAPEDLAKVFEPYFTTKEVGIGLGLALTKKIVEEHGGVITLASVRGQGTTVSIQLPVEEPA